From Patescibacteria group bacterium, a single genomic window includes:
- the rplR gene encoding 50S ribosomal protein L18, with product MLIQKRITRKRRKARTRAKIHGSATRPRLAVHRSLKHIYVQIINDDAGVTIVSIDDQKLAKDKQTGTKVEVAREVGKSIAELAKAKKVTEIVFDRAGVRYHGRIKAVAEGAREGGLKF from the coding sequence ATATTGATCCAAAAGAGAATAACGCGAAAAAGAAGAAAAGCCCGAACCAGAGCTAAAATTCATGGTAGTGCAACACGGCCTCGTTTAGCTGTGCACAGAAGTCTTAAACATATTTATGTTCAGATAATAAATGATGATGCCGGAGTAACAATCGTCAGCATTGATGATCAAAAACTTGCGAAAGATAAACAAACTGGGACCAAGGTTGAGGTAGCCCGCGAAGTCGGTAAATCGATTGCTGAACTTGCAAAAGCAAAGAAGGTCACAGAGATTGTATTCGATAGAGCTGGAGTCAGATATCATGGTAGGATAAAAGCAGTGGCGGAAGGTGCCCGAGAAGGCGGACTTAAATTCTAA
- the rplD gene encoding 50S ribosomal protein L4 — MKKVTVYNQEGNSVGEIELPAQIFGVKISPELVQQAVIRQQANKRQVLAHTKGRSDVRGGGRKPWAQKGTGRARHGSIRSPLWIGGGVTFGPTNDRNFSKLMNRKAKKKALLMVLSDRAQDEKVVVIDTLKLSEIKTKVLVGIMNKLPVKNNKTLVIVPETDKVITKSANNLPMVETCQADNLNIMQVLNAEYLLIAKDSIAKMQKTYFKKDEVKK, encoded by the coding sequence ATGAAAAAAGTAACTGTTTATAATCAAGAAGGAAATAGTGTCGGGGAGATTGAATTACCAGCCCAAATTTTTGGTGTTAAGATTAGTCCTGAACTGGTCCAGCAAGCAGTAATCAGACAGCAAGCAAATAAAAGACAGGTTCTGGCCCATACAAAGGGACGTAGTGATGTCCGCGGTGGAGGTCGTAAACCATGGGCTCAAAAAGGTACCGGCAGAGCAAGACATGGTTCGATCCGTTCACCGTTATGGATTGGTGGAGGGGTTACCTTCGGTCCTACTAATGATCGGAATTTTTCAAAACTAATGAATCGCAAGGCAAAGAAGAAAGCTCTGCTCATGGTGCTATCTGACCGAGCGCAGGATGAAAAAGTGGTTGTGATTGATACGCTTAAGCTTTCTGAGATAAAGACAAAGGTTTTAGTTGGAATTATGAATAAACTTCCGGTGAAGAACAACAAGACGCTTGTAATTGTACCGGAAACTGATAAGGTAATCACAAAATCTGCAAATAATCTGCCAATGGTTGAAACCTGTCAGGCGGATAATCTAAACATAATGCAGGTTTTGAATGCCGAGTATTTATTGATTGCCAAAGATAGTATTGCAAAGATGCAAAAGACATATTTCAAAAAAGATGAGGTAAAGAAATAA
- the rplE gene encoding 50S ribosomal protein L5, whose translation MNSLKEKYKKEIVPVLMEELGYKNAMAVPRIDKVTLNVGVGRAINDAKFLDVVKNTLERITGQKPVLTKSKKSISNFKIRAGMTVGVMVTLRGDRMYDFLTKLISISLPRVRDFRGISKKSVSDKGNLSIGFVEHTVFPEIHPDEIEAIHGLEVNISTTAKTKEEGLALFTLLGLPFQEE comes from the coding sequence ATGAACAGCTTAAAGGAAAAATATAAGAAAGAAATAGTTCCAGTTTTGATGGAAGAGTTAGGATACAAAAATGCAATGGCAGTTCCGAGAATTGACAAAGTGACACTCAATGTCGGAGTTGGTAGGGCAATCAATGACGCCAAATTTTTAGATGTTGTTAAAAATACACTGGAGCGTATAACAGGGCAAAAGCCTGTGTTAACAAAATCAAAAAAATCAATTTCCAATTTTAAAATCAGAGCAGGAATGACAGTCGGTGTTATGGTGACATTGAGAGGGGATAGAATGTATGATTTTCTGACCAAATTAATCAGCATTAGTCTGCCTCGTGTCAGAGATTTCAGGGGAATATCAAAGAAGTCAGTAAGTGATAAAGGAAATTTAAGTATCGGCTTTGTAGAACACACAGTTTTTCCAGAGATTCATCCAGATGAAATAGAAGCCATTCATGGTCTGGAAGTAAATATTTCAACAACAGCAAAAACAAAAGAAGAAGGATTGGCTCTATTTACCTTATTAGGTTTACCTTTTCAAGAGGAATAA
- a CDS encoding PEGA domain-containing protein has protein sequence MSNAFKWFLVVASSVLCVMIIWIYKVNTVEESSFYEVIVRGRIVVAISVEPDDVDAVIYLDGEEVGNTTPLMLKVAPDIYTISVIAEGYKPAEQEIIVKTLRTTEVNFKLEPIVLE, from the coding sequence ATGTCCAATGCCTTCAAATGGTTCTTAGTGGTAGCTTCCTCGGTGCTTTGTGTAATGATTATCTGGATCTATAAGGTAAATACGGTTGAGGAATCATCATTTTATGAAGTAATTGTGCGCGGGAGAATAGTTGTTGCGATTTCGGTAGAGCCAGATGATGTTGACGCGGTTATCTATTTGGACGGCGAAGAAGTCGGTAATACTACGCCATTAATGCTGAAAGTAGCCCCAGATATTTATACAATCAGTGTAATTGCAGAAGGGTATAAGCCGGCTGAACAGGAGATAATTGTTAAGACTTTGAGAACTACTGAGGTAAATTTCAAGTTAGAACCGATTGTGCTGGAATAA
- the rplP gene encoding 50S ribosomal protein L16, which produces MLTPKKLKYRKPYKPNPKGKASRKIELAFGSYGLKSLENSWISDRQIESARRAMTRSVKRGGKIWTRVFPHNPITGKGGEVGMGGGKGAVQRYVSSVRSGTILFEMDGVTEEIAREAFRLASHKLPVKTKILVKEGI; this is translated from the coding sequence ATGCTGACTCCAAAGAAATTAAAATACAGAAAACCATATAAACCAAATCCAAAAGGAAAGGCTTCCAGAAAAATTGAATTAGCCTTTGGGAGTTACGGTTTAAAATCTCTTGAGAATTCCTGGATTTCTGACAGACAAATTGAATCGGCAAGAAGAGCCATGACCCGTTCAGTAAAACGCGGTGGAAAAATATGGACCAGAGTATTTCCACACAACCCTATAACCGGGAAAGGCGGGGAAGTCGGTATGGGCGGTGGCAAGGGAGCAGTGCAGAGATATGTTTCATCCGTCAGAAGCGGTACTATATTGTTTGAAATGGATGGTGTAACAGAAGAAATCGCTCGTGAAGCATTCAGACTGGCTTCGCATAAACTCCCGGTAAAAACCAAGATACTTGTTAAGGAAGGAATATAG
- the rpsS gene encoding 30S ribosomal protein S19, whose protein sequence is MTRSLKKGPFTDPKLLKKLSNLRQGDKTIIKTWSRSSTITPEMVGFTIGVHNGREHKSVYVVENMVGHKLGEFSPTRTFHRHGGRMQKEQEAAAAASKKMESQPADKGSEK, encoded by the coding sequence ATGACAAGATCACTAAAAAAAGGACCATTTACCGACCCGAAGCTGTTAAAAAAGCTTTCAAACTTAAGGCAGGGCGATAAAACAATTATTAAAACATGGTCCCGTTCATCAACAATCACTCCTGAAATGGTTGGTTTCACGATCGGTGTGCATAATGGCAGAGAACACAAATCAGTCTATGTTGTTGAAAATATGGTCGGTCATAAGCTGGGTGAATTTTCCCCAACCAGGACTTTCCACAGACATGGCGGTAGAATGCAGAAAGAACAAGAAGCGGCAGCTGCAGCAAGCAAGAAGATGGAGTCACAGCCTGCAGACAAAGGTTCAGAGAAATAA
- the rpmC gene encoding 50S ribosomal protein L29 encodes MKWKELQEKNDSELQKLLSDSREHLRELRFKTNNDQLKNVREIRTERKNISNIMTLIKQKQMKAKTSDK; translated from the coding sequence ATGAAATGGAAAGAATTACAGGAAAAGAACGACAGCGAACTTCAAAAGCTTTTATCAGATTCAAGAGAGCATTTGAGGGAATTGCGATTTAAAACGAATAATGATCAATTGAAAAATGTTCGTGAAATCAGAACTGAAAGAAAGAATATTTCAAATATCATGACCTTGATCAAACAAAAACAAATGAAAGCTAAGACTTCTGATAAATAA
- the rplF gene encoding 50S ribosomal protein L6, whose amino-acid sequence MSRIGKQPINLPENVTFSFEDKLVTIKGPKGELTQDVDSRVRIEKVENNILVTVKNPDNKTDRAYWGLYRMLIANMVKGVTDGFEKQLELNGVGFKMELAGNKLLLNVGFSHPVNYDLPEGIEGKIVKNVITISGIDKQKVGQTAAEIRDIKKPEPYKGKGMKYVDEKIRRKAGKVVKSSEK is encoded by the coding sequence ATGTCAAGAATAGGTAAACAACCAATCAATCTCCCGGAAAATGTTACTTTCAGTTTTGAAGACAAGTTAGTAACTATCAAAGGACCGAAGGGGGAGTTAACACAGGATGTTGATTCCAGAGTCAGAATTGAAAAAGTGGAGAATAATATTTTAGTTACAGTAAAAAATCCTGATAATAAAACTGACAGAGCATATTGGGGATTATACAGAATGTTGATTGCAAACATGGTAAAGGGTGTAACTGATGGATTTGAGAAGCAGCTTGAGTTAAACGGAGTAGGATTTAAAATGGAACTAGCCGGGAATAAGTTACTTTTAAATGTTGGTTTTTCTCACCCGGTTAATTATGATCTGCCGGAAGGTATTGAAGGAAAAATTGTTAAAAATGTAATCACTATCTCTGGAATTGATAAGCAAAAAGTTGGCCAGACTGCGGCAGAAATCAGAGACATAAAAAAACCGGAACCCTATAAAGGTAAAGGTATGAAGTATGTTGATGAGAAAATCCGCCGTAAAGCGGGCAAAGTGGTTAAAAGTTCAGAGAAATAA
- the rplW gene encoding 50S ribosomal protein L23, whose product MGLLDRFKKQGEENKPEKKLEKKPETKGKVANVKNKKPETRSFDPSLVPSVGKESEQKKETSAKEKEAVKGTPKKLKSNDTKDAYRVLVRPIITEKANSLGVLGQYVFEVYPSANKVEIRKAIKALYGVNAINVRIINIRGRQVQYGRHSGTTKYWKKAVVSLKAGEKIEIFEGV is encoded by the coding sequence ATGGGATTACTTGATCGATTCAAAAAGCAGGGTGAAGAAAATAAACCCGAAAAGAAACTGGAGAAAAAGCCTGAAACGAAAGGTAAGGTTGCTAATGTAAAGAATAAAAAACCGGAAACAAGGTCATTTGACCCTTCGTTAGTGCCGTCAGTTGGAAAAGAATCTGAACAAAAAAAAGAAACTTCAGCAAAAGAAAAAGAAGCAGTAAAGGGTACTCCAAAGAAACTAAAAAGTAATGATACCAAAGATGCATATCGGGTATTAGTAAGACCAATTATAACTGAAAAAGCAAATAGTCTAGGTGTACTCGGTCAGTATGTATTTGAAGTTTATCCAAGTGCCAATAAAGTAGAAATTAGAAAAGCGATCAAAGCACTGTACGGAGTTAACGCAATTAATGTACGAATAATCAATATACGAGGCAGACAGGTTCAATATGGTCGTCATTCCGGAACAACAAAATATTGGAAAAAAGCAGTTGTCAGTTTAAAAGCAGGCGAGAAAATAGAAATATTCGAAGGAGTTTAA
- the rpsQ gene encoding 30S ribosomal protein S17, with amino-acid sequence MNEEITTKELVETNKSLPSKRNFVGVVVSDAMDKTVVVRVDRVKTHEKYQKQYTVSRKYKVHDEKNEYKKGDTVEFIECRPISKDKRWRVVNKNK; translated from the coding sequence ATGAACGAAGAAATTACAACAAAAGAACTGGTTGAAACAAACAAATCTCTTCCGAGCAAAAGAAATTTTGTCGGGGTTGTTGTTAGCGATGCCATGGATAAAACAGTCGTTGTTCGTGTTGACCGGGTTAAAACGCATGAAAAATATCAGAAACAATACACTGTATCCAGAAAATATAAAGTTCATGACGAAAAAAACGAATACAAGAAGGGTGATACTGTGGAATTTATTGAATGCCGTCCCATTTCAAAGGACAAAAGATGGAGAGTGGTTAATAAGAATAAGTAA
- the rplB gene encoding 50S ribosomal protein L2 — protein sequence MGITKYKANSAGRRGSSVDSFSDITKYKPEKKLTIIKKKSGGRNAHGRITVRHIGGGNKRFIRIVDFKRQKFDVYAEVLAIEYDPNRNARIALVQYEDGEKCYFLAPAGLKPGAKIISSKNKVEVKVGNRSTIENIPPGVMVCNVELAPGKGGELARSAGNGIMVQSIEGDKAQLKMPSGEIRLVSIKCMATIGQVSNPDHRHIRWGKAGRTRRRGIRPTVRGKVMNPVDHPHGGGEGRNPIGLKRPKTPWGKPALGKKTRRKGKKSDKHIIKRRTK from the coding sequence ATGGGAATTACTAAATACAAAGCTAATAGTGCTGGAAGAAGGGGATCGTCTGTTGATTCGTTTTCTGATATTACCAAATATAAACCAGAAAAAAAGCTGACAATTATAAAAAAGAAGTCCGGCGGACGTAATGCGCACGGCAGAATTACCGTCAGACACATTGGTGGCGGCAATAAAAGATTTATTCGGATAGTTGATTTTAAAAGACAAAAGTTTGATGTTTATGCAGAAGTTTTGGCAATTGAATATGATCCAAATCGAAATGCCAGAATTGCGCTGGTACAATACGAAGACGGTGAAAAATGTTATTTTCTTGCACCAGCAGGTTTAAAACCAGGAGCAAAAATAATTTCGTCAAAAAATAAAGTTGAAGTGAAAGTAGGTAACCGCTCCACAATTGAAAATATTCCTCCGGGAGTCATGGTATGTAATGTTGAACTTGCCCCTGGTAAGGGAGGGGAGTTAGCAAGATCCGCTGGTAATGGTATTATGGTACAGTCGATTGAAGGTGATAAAGCACAGCTAAAAATGCCATCTGGCGAAATAAGGCTGGTTTCAATCAAATGTATGGCTACTATTGGGCAGGTTTCCAACCCTGATCACAGACATATTCGATGGGGTAAGGCGGGCAGAACCAGAAGAAGAGGAATCCGGCCAACTGTGAGAGGAAAAGTAATGAATCCGGTAGATCATCCACACGGTGGTGGTGAGGGTCGTAATCCGATCGGTCTGAAACGGCCAAAGACCCCATGGGGTAAGCCGGCACTCGGGAAGAAAACAAGAAGAAAAGGAAAGAAATCTGATAAGCATATTATCAAACGGAGAACCAAATAA
- a CDS encoding type Z 30S ribosomal protein S14, translating into MAKKSQIAKSKRSLVNPKYSTRKVSRCWRCGRQHGYMRKFDLCRICFRELANKGEIPGITKSSW; encoded by the coding sequence ATGGCAAAAAAATCACAAATTGCAAAATCCAAAAGGTCTCTAGTAAATCCAAAGTATTCAACTAGAAAAGTAAGCAGATGTTGGCGTTGTGGAAGACAGCATGGTTACATGCGAAAATTCGACCTTTGCAGAATTTGTTTTCGGGAACTAGCGAATAAAGGCGAGATCCCTGGTATAACAAAATCAAGCTGGTAA
- the rpsE gene encoding 30S ribosomal protein S5, protein MAQNTSKRFPKKDDREKDEFDQKVIEITRVTRVQAGGKRMRFRACVVIGDRKGKVGMGVSKGADVASAVNKAIASAKKEIFTVKIVKDSIPHMMLEKNCGAQVLLKPATQGRGIIAGGPVRAVLELSGIKNVVSKMLASKNKISNVRATIQALKKMRTKEEIEQLKRS, encoded by the coding sequence ATGGCACAAAATACATCAAAGAGATTTCCAAAAAAAGACGATCGCGAAAAAGATGAATTTGACCAAAAGGTCATCGAAATCACTCGCGTAACAAGGGTACAAGCCGGCGGAAAAAGAATGCGCTTTCGGGCATGTGTTGTTATTGGTGATCGCAAAGGAAAAGTCGGTATGGGTGTCAGTAAGGGGGCGGATGTCGCGTCTGCTGTAAATAAAGCGATTGCCTCGGCAAAGAAAGAAATATTTACTGTAAAAATAGTGAAAGATTCCATTCCGCATATGATGTTAGAAAAAAACTGCGGAGCGCAGGTATTATTAAAGCCTGCGACACAAGGTAGGGGAATTATTGCCGGCGGACCGGTAAGAGCGGTATTAGAGCTGTCCGGAATTAAAAACGTTGTCAGTAAAATGCTTGCTTCTAAGAATAAGATCAGTAATGTTCGTGCGACTATTCAGGCATTGAAGAAAATGAGAACAAAAGAGGAAATTGAACAACTAAAAAGATCTTAA
- the tuf gene encoding elongation factor Tu — MAEKFDRSKPHVNIGTIGHVDHGKTTLTAAILKYLISQGKTAQNKSVDQIDNAPEEKARGITIATSHVEYETDKRHYAHVDCPGHADYIKNMITGAAQMDGAILVVSAADGPMPQTREHILLARQVGVPYIVVFLNKTDQVDDKELIDLVEEEIKDLLKKYDFPGDATPIIKGSALKALENPDDAEANKPIQELLDAVDSYIPNPERAIDQDFIMPIEDIFSIEGRGTVVTGRIEKGKVNLNDEVEIVGIHDTAKTVVTGIEMFNKQLDEGQAGDNAGILLRGTKKDDVERGQVLAKPGTITPHTEFDAEIYVLSKEEGGRHTPFAKGYKPQFYIRTTDVTGELLFPEGTEMVMPGDTVSLGVKLIVPIALQEKQRFAVREGGHTVASGVVTKINK, encoded by the coding sequence ATGGCAGAAAAATTTGATAGATCAAAACCGCATGTCAATATTGGTACAATAGGACATGTCGATCACGGAAAAACAACACTTACAGCAGCAATTTTGAAATATCTGATTTCGCAGGGAAAAACTGCTCAAAATAAGTCTGTAGATCAAATTGATAACGCACCTGAAGAAAAGGCGCGTGGTATTACCATTGCAACATCACACGTTGAGTATGAAACTGACAAACGTCACTATGCGCACGTAGATTGTCCGGGACATGCTGATTATATTAAAAATATGATTACTGGTGCAGCTCAGATGGATGGTGCAATTTTGGTTGTTTCTGCCGCTGATGGACCGATGCCTCAGACACGTGAGCATATTCTACTTGCCAGGCAGGTAGGTGTGCCTTATATTGTTGTATTTTTAAATAAAACTGACCAAGTTGATGACAAAGAACTCATCGATTTAGTTGAAGAAGAAATCAAGGATTTGCTCAAGAAATATGATTTTCCTGGTGATGCAACCCCGATTATCAAGGGTTCAGCACTGAAAGCACTGGAAAATCCGGATGATGCGGAAGCAAACAAACCAATCCAGGAATTGCTGGATGCCGTTGATAGCTATATTCCAAATCCAGAACGCGCAATCGATCAGGATTTCATTATGCCTATTGAAGACATTTTCTCAATCGAAGGAAGAGGAACAGTAGTTACAGGTAGAATTGAAAAAGGAAAGGTTAATCTGAACGATGAAGTAGAAATTGTCGGAATTCATGATACAGCAAAGACGGTGGTTACTGGGATTGAAATGTTCAATAAGCAACTTGATGAGGGTCAGGCTGGTGATAATGCAGGAATTTTACTCCGTGGAACCAAGAAAGATGATGTTGAAAGAGGTCAGGTACTGGCTAAACCAGGTACGATTACTCCTCATACTGAATTTGATGCAGAGATTTATGTTCTAAGCAAAGAAGAAGGTGGTCGTCATACTCCATTTGCAAAAGGATACAAACCGCAATTCTACATTAGAACCACAGATGTTACTGGTGAATTACTATTCCCAGAAGGAACTGAAATGGTTATGCCGGGCGATACAGTATCTTTGGGAGTCAAACTGATTGTTCCTATCGCACTGCAGGAAAAACAACGCTTTGCAGTACGAGAAGGCGGTCATACTGTAGCTTCTGGAGTAGTAACTAAAATAAATAAATAG
- the rplX gene encoding 50S ribosomal protein L24 has translation MKVKKGDQVKIVKGKDRAKKGKVMQVFPKEGFVVVEGLNLRIKHARPKKEGQKGEKVQFSAPMREENVMLICPKCSKLTRIGHKFIEKKKNRICKKCNEVI, from the coding sequence ATGAAAGTAAAAAAAGGCGATCAAGTAAAAATTGTAAAAGGTAAAGACCGGGCAAAAAAGGGCAAGGTTATGCAGGTTTTTCCTAAAGAAGGTTTTGTTGTAGTGGAAGGTTTGAATCTGCGCATTAAACATGCTAGGCCAAAGAAAGAAGGTCAAAAAGGTGAAAAGGTACAGTTCAGTGCTCCTATGCGGGAAGAAAATGTAATGTTAATATGTCCGAAATGCAGCAAACTGACAAGAATAGGTCATAAATTTATTGAAAAGAAAAAAAATAGAATCTGCAAAAAGTGTAACGAAGTAATATAG
- the rpsC gene encoding 30S ribosomal protein S3: MGRKVNPRIFRIGIINESCSKWFAQKNYSVYLKEDVQIRDFIRKKLREAGVARIEIERSSGTLTIIIQTSRPGVVIGRGGAGIEDLKKIIKQKFLGSQKISLNINIVEVNKPDIVAELILQGLITQIEKRLPFRRVMKRGIEQVMRAGAEGVKIVMAGRLNGAEIARTETLSEGKVPLHTLRADVDYSRGTARTTYGAIGIKVWIYRGEIFEKDKNSNKESK, encoded by the coding sequence ATGGGACGAAAAGTTAATCCAAGAATATTTCGAATCGGTATAATTAATGAGTCTTGCTCAAAATGGTTTGCGCAGAAGAATTATAGCGTTTATTTGAAGGAAGATGTCCAGATTCGGGATTTTATAAGAAAAAAATTGCGTGAAGCGGGTGTTGCTCGAATTGAGATAGAGCGCTCATCTGGCACATTAACTATTATTATTCAGACCAGCAGGCCGGGTGTTGTAATCGGCAGAGGCGGAGCAGGAATAGAGGATTTGAAAAAAATTATCAAACAAAAATTTTTAGGCAGTCAAAAAATATCTTTGAACATAAATATTGTGGAAGTTAACAAGCCGGATATTGTAGCTGAACTGATATTGCAGGGTTTAATAACACAAATTGAAAAACGACTTCCGTTTAGAAGAGTTATGAAGAGAGGAATAGAGCAGGTTATGCGTGCCGGAGCGGAAGGTGTAAAGATTGTAATGGCCGGAAGATTAAATGGTGCAGAAATAGCCAGAACTGAGACTCTTTCAGAAGGAAAGGTACCGCTGCATACTTTACGCGCGGATGTTGACTACTCCAGAGGAACTGCCAGAACTACATACGGAGCAATCGGAATCAAAGTATGGATCTACAGAGGCGAAATTTTTGAAAAAGATAAAAATAGTAATAAAGAATCTAAATAG
- the rpsJ gene encoding 30S ribosomal protein S10 gives MVTERKTSENNDPIDASEDTETKVVQRIRIKIKAYDSKIIDQSTRTIIETAERSGAKISGPVPLPTEKSKYTVNRSSFVHKTSREQYEMRVHKRLIDIIDPTAKTIDTLMSLNLPAGVDVEIKM, from the coding sequence ATGGTAACTGAACGGAAGACATCAGAAAACAACGATCCAATAGATGCAAGCGAGGATACCGAAACCAAGGTTGTCCAGCGGATTCGAATCAAGATCAAAGCGTATGACAGCAAAATTATTGACCAGTCTACGCGAACGATAATTGAAACCGCTGAAAGATCTGGGGCAAAAATATCCGGACCTGTACCTTTACCGACCGAAAAGAGTAAATATACGGTAAATCGATCGTCATTTGTTCACAAAACATCACGTGAACAATATGAAATGAGAGTCCACAAGCGGTTGATCGATATTATTGATCCGACCGCAAAGACAATCGATACGTTGATGAGTTTGAATCTTCCTGCCGGTGTCGATGTAGAAATAAAAATGTAA
- the rplN gene encoding 50S ribosomal protein L14: MIQVGTRLKVADNTGAKVLQCIRVLGGNQRRYAYIGDIITVAVKVATPYGMVKKGEVLQAVIVRQAKELRRKDGSYIRFDENAAVIVDKANKEPKGTRIFGPVARELKTRGFDKIVSLAPETI; encoded by the coding sequence ATGATTCAAGTTGGAACAAGATTAAAAGTAGCAGACAATACCGGAGCAAAAGTTTTGCAGTGTATTCGTGTACTTGGCGGTAATCAGAGGCGGTATGCATATATTGGTGATATAATTACTGTCGCTGTAAAAGTTGCTACCCCATACGGTATGGTGAAAAAAGGAGAAGTACTGCAGGCAGTAATCGTCCGTCAGGCCAAAGAACTGAGAAGAAAAGACGGATCATACATAAGATTTGATGAAAATGCTGCGGTAATTGTAGATAAAGCCAATAAAGAGCCGAAGGGGACCAGAATTTTTGGACCGGTGGCCAGAGAGTTAAAAACAAGAGGTTTTGATAAAATAGTATCATTGGCACCGGAAACAATTTAA
- the rpsH gene encoding 30S ribosomal protein S8, with translation MTTTDPIADMLTRIRNTVPLKKEKVVIPFSKIKFEIAKILEKEGYVKKVEKSDDNFANINIELKYTPDQESIIKSLIRVSKPGRRVYVEYQQIPNVLNGLGIAILSTSAGLMTNIDAKKKKIGGEVICEIY, from the coding sequence ATGACAACCACAGATCCAATTGCAGATATGTTAACACGGATCCGGAATACAGTTCCGTTAAAGAAAGAAAAAGTCGTAATTCCTTTTTCTAAGATTAAGTTTGAGATAGCAAAAATTCTGGAAAAAGAAGGTTATGTAAAAAAGGTTGAGAAATCTGACGATAATTTTGCTAATATCAATATTGAGCTGAAATATACGCCAGACCAGGAATCAATCATTAAAAGCCTGATTAGGGTAAGTAAGCCCGGCCGACGTGTTTATGTTGAATATCAGCAGATACCAAATGTTCTGAACGGTTTAGGAATTGCTATCCTGTCTACATCTGCAGGGTTAATGACGAATATAGACGCAAAAAAGAAAAAAATCGGCGGAGAGGTAATTTGTGAAATTTATTAA